The genomic stretch TAGCCATTCCCGACGTGTGGATGGGGCTTATTTAAGAACAACTGTCACGTACGGCACGGATTCCCCACAGACCACACTCACAAATACATTTCATCAAAGGAAATTGAGCTTGAATTGATTCGGCACATAACCATTTCCAGACCGATATCGCCCTTTCGGCCATATGAGTATACCTTTGGCATGGCCCTAATGTGTGTCATTTGGCCTCGGCCGGCAGTTATCTCCAGGCCAAATTCACAAAGGGGCGGTAATTTTCCTTAGaacaaaaaaccacaaaacgagagaaagagggctctggctggctggctggctggctggctggctggctggctggctggctttcCTTTCTTGTTAGCTAAGtgaatttttatttgccttAGCATTTAGTCAGTGTCCAGCGTCCCTTATTCGATTCGAGTGCACAtttatcggtatatttaatgtattttatttgatttttggtttttagtttttctgGTCCGAAACTGAAAGCATCATAAATCTGTGAAAATCGAATGAACGAAGGAAggcctctctccctctgcgaATACAATTTCCTTTTGGGGTCCGAGCTTTCGATTCAATCAGGGATCATGGAACATGAGCAACAAGTCCCAAAAACCAGAGAATCCGTTCAGGGatacatttcaatttcattcgcaaccaaaaaaaagggcaaaaaACGATAACGGAAAGAGTCCACAGACCAAAACTGAGACTCATTTACACATTTATGTGAAAAGCGTCAACTTCAGTGTAATTTATGCATACAACGGAATTTAAATGCGCTCTTTTTTGCCTTTATTCGcatctttttgtgtgtgaagGGATGCGTCACTTTCATTTTTCACTGGCTGGGAATGTCCCACAGAGCCACAAGAGAAATGAGCCGTAATGGgtgccaaaagccaaaagatgACACTgtcccagtgcccagtgccagACAATTTATGCGAGTTTGGGGAATTGTTTCGAAAATTGACAAATTATGGCCATAAGTGCTACGATTAGTCCTTTCTTTTGGTTGCCCTTTTTGCTTGCCAAGGTTGTCTCGCTTCTCATAACCACAATAAATGCCTTACCACACatccacatacatatatatatttatagatataAGGCATCCTTGAGTCTGCTCGGCTCCGTTCTATTCCATTGAAAGCGCTGCGTGTTATTAATAATTCAATTTAGCCGTCTCACAACAGGCGCCGGGTCAGAGAACCCACCCATGCCCGTACTCTCACAGCTTCGAGCACGCAACTGCGTTCACCCACCAACCGTTCAGGGTTTCCATATACCATCCATAGAGCACCGTTCCATATACCATTTCCATACcaggagagcgggagagctcATTATATATTCATGCAAGTTAAGTGCGAAAGCTCATATAGTGGaataataaattgaatttggcCCATGAGCCGCACAACTGCATAAACACACGTTACACGTGCTACTGCCGCTGCTACTACTGCTATGAGGACCCCGCGTTAACTACCGAGCTACgagtagatacaaatgtatctaagCGTTGAACGAATGCCGGAGTGCCACTCAAACTCTGTTCACGCGATAGGTTTCTGCTTgccctggttctggttctggtgctgGCTTTCTCGTACTCTCATTATGGTTGTGGGCGGTGCAATTTTCCACCAAACTGATTAGCAGGGCATAATTATGGAAACCGTAAAAGAAAGATTAGGTGGGATGATAGAAGCTTCAACTATCAACCAGAAGCCAGACACTAACTTTAGTAAAATGGTAATTATATTTGAAAAGAAAAgcttttgatttttctttaacGAAAGAGCGTTtctttagaaatatttttgaatttaaacATACTAAAGGGCAGCCCATCAATTCCATCACTTGTGATTCCTGACTGAGTAGAAAGTTCAGCATTCTCATCActaatatttacaaaaatcaCTCGATAAGCGAGCCAATGATTTTTACACACACATGGGAGTGGTACATTTAGtaatacttttatatatatattttttttgtccaATACATTAATTTAGATGTTAAGTGGCATGTTTCAATCACATTTCCCGCCTCCCCGACTGCCATAAAGTCCGAACCATCGTGGAATTAAAACACACTAAATGGAACAATCGGATTGTAGGcatggctcctcctcctcctcctcctcctcctccatttaTTAGCACTTCTTTATCATTTGACGTCTCATGGCCTGTTTGCAAGCCTGTGAATAATATTTCTTGTATATTCATTTcgatagatactcgtacaggTATGTATCTTGGACCACTTACGTGAAGACGGTAAAGAGTTTTGTTCGCATCGCCAAGTCGGCGCCAGGCCTTGGCCGCCTGTCGTATCACATCCTGCGGCTTGAGGTCCAATGCCCTGTTGCTCTGGCGGAATTTTCGTATAAAATTCAGATATCCATTATTGGTAATGGGGCCAGGGTTTcccctcttcctctttcttGAGTCTAAGCCACTCCCATGGCAATCCATATCAACATTGCGCCTGAACTTTGATCTCTGTTCATCCGTGAGATGACGCCAGCGTTGAGCACCGGCCTTTGCAGCCGTGACCATATTCATATTAGAGTGATTTCGTCGATAAACGTCTAGGAAGTTGAGGAAAGGATTTCGGAGTTTCATCACAGGAGCCATTTTTCGAATTTTctctaaaaaaaataaatggatTAAAATTGCATGAGATTGAAAGCAGTTGGAAGGCTAATGGGAGAAGTCCTTTGTCTCTAGTTGCATGTGTACTTTGTTCGCCATTAATTGCTACAAATTTTGTTTGACTTGTATGGACGGGGATGTGTGGATGAGAGGAGGACTGCCTGGGGGCTGGAGGCTGAGTGTGTGACTAAGTGCCGGTCCCAGAAGCCGCAGAGTTGTGTCATGCCCAAAAGTCACTTAATCAGTGACGAGAATGgagctagagccagagccagaaccagaaccagaaccagtggcagtggcagtggcagtagcttcCTTCAGGACCTTCAGGGCCTTCAGGCTAAAGTCCATGGACTTGTTGTAGGCGACAGGCATCAGGCGGTTTGGCTgcaaactgcaactgcaacaaaagcCCATAATTAATATCACTTTCCAGTTGCAAACTGCCACACGAAAGGACCCAGGACACAGCTCCATGCGTGTGTGTCAGGTCTCTGGCAGTTGGTTGCGCCTCCTCCGGGGTCCAAGTGGGGTACGTATTACGAACTGTTTATTTAATTGTCGAGGAAGTCAGTAGCCACACACCATAGCCAtcctcactctcactctccctctctctctccctctctctcactctctctctatcttcaTGTCTGGTTTTGGTAATACAAATTAGTGCCCATCAGCATTTGGGCGTTGGGCATATAATTTAAATGGGGCAAgtaccccccctccccaccgctCACCGCTTGCCCATGGATTAGAAGGCTACTAAACCACATGGTTTCTTGCTACTTTATGTGGTATGCATTTTGCAAGAGGATTAATTGAAGTACTGCACGATGCGAAAGAACTAGTTCATGGCCACCACCGAGTGGTTCTATGAATACTTTAGGATAATCTCGAGTAGTCtggaaataaatattcaattgcCATTTTGCAGGCATAAATTCAATGTATAATTAGGTACTATGTATCCATCCACTCATCCATCTGCCATCTAGTCCTCCCCAGTgtctttgtgtctgtgtgtgtgtgtgtgtcgtatgcatttcccaaaaatattaatttgatATTGTTATGGCCATGCATTAATTCTGATTTATATCCAGCTGTGTGTCTCCCACCACACCACTGTGTAGAGTACCCCAACCGCCCCCCTTCCCGCACTCCCCATTGCGAGCATTATACGCCCCATTTTTGTGGCCCATCGTCccgtgccactgccactgccagtgccactgggGCTCCTGGTGCTCCTCCTGCCATGGCGGCTGTCTTTGCATGCAAACTTGAAATTCATCTTCTGCCTGCCAAGTGCTGCTCTGGCCAGGACCCCGCCAGGACACAACAGGACAGAGGAGAGCGGTGAAGTGGACTCGAGTGCCAATTATATGGCATATAAATAGCATTATGCTCGGCCTGGCAGGAGATTTGTTGGTCTGTTTGATGGCTCTGCTGACAGATGAGAAGAcagcagaacagaaccaaCAACAGCGCCAGACTCTGAAGGATGTGCTTAATATAGGAATATCTGCACGAAATGGGAAACGCCATGAACAAAAATAAGAACCAAACCAACCCTCGACTGTAGTTGGTACGAGTATCAATGctctacaaaaacaaaaatcgaatacTTACCGTAATCTATGATTATAGCACTACGGTTAGATTTTAAAATCGGTAGCTGGATAAACAAAGAAATAACAATG from Drosophila pseudoobscura strain MV-25-SWS-2005 chromosome 4, UCI_Dpse_MV25, whole genome shotgun sequence encodes the following:
- the LOC6903471 gene encoding uncharacterized protein isoform X2; the encoded protein is MAPVMKLRNPFLNFLDVYRRNHSNMNMVTAAKAGAQRWRHLTDEQRSKFRRNVDMDCHGSGLDSRKRKRGNPGPITNNGYLNFIRKFRQSNRALDLKPQDVIRQAAKAWRRLGDANKTLYRLHACKQAMRRQMIKKC
- the LOC6903471 gene encoding uncharacterized protein isoform X1, producing MAPVMKLRNPFLNFLDVYRRNHSNMNMVTAAKAGAQRWRHLTDEQRSKFRRNVDMDCHGSGLDSRKRKRGNPGPITNNGYLNFIRKFRQSNRALDLKPQDVIRQAAKAWRRLGDANKTLYRLHKYYSQACKQAMRRQMIKKC